From the genome of Myxocyprinus asiaticus isolate MX2 ecotype Aquarium Trade chromosome 39, UBuf_Myxa_2, whole genome shotgun sequence:
gttaaaaaataaccaaatgttattaatgagagagtgcaacaaaaatccatcttccaaaccatgtctttactttacccaaatacactatgataaacctataataattatttataatttagagctgtcgggacggatttcgcgggaaattgcatacactCGCCCATGCGTGTTGACGTCatttccatacacagagaaaataagctccggctattGTAGCGCATGTGTGGTGTGGGAGTAgcatgaagctgaaagtttgttgtcacaatgaacaagaaaatttgaccatggatcattcagaatggcaaacctctggggaatcactgattgtaaaaacaaagaaaccccgaacagagcagagtctacaagcaaaaagggaaagcgatagtccgtaataaaacctgaatcaacatcggcttggcttttcagaagTGGCGataactccgagatctgaaaggatttaaaagcgacacagagatggcttttttcttcctcaactggtaagatattttattgatatggtttatgtgtagttgtgtaatcacacatatGTCTGTGcttgtgtgtagtgaaatacaataattatcctgtaattggtgcagaacttttcacttgctagcacacgtgtgtatttttctatataacggcaataatttatataaataaatcctttagtcctgggcttgccaaggacatgtgagtcttgaaatgatgttgaccactggttggtaacaatgactaTTTATAAATgagttactaccatggtctatttggtcagaatatcctgcagttataaaaactttacaacgtttgaccttatcagactagcaatcattgtgtctaatgttaacgaccgttgcctaacttttgtaacgtaatttatttcaaaacataagtcaaaacaacagcataagatatgacacttgtctgctcagatgacatgttttcggatatccatctttttctttctttcgttatttatttgtccatttgctttgataagatgtcctgtatccctGTGTACACCGgtgaaccacattcatccacgcagaggagcagagccgaagcacaacttacgtcattaccaaaacaatgtgcttccgcaagacacatgcagttatattttttaaccgctagagggccaaaagttacatagtgtagctttaaatacatttaaataatcctTTTTATATGATATAGCTGATATAGACCAATGTTATGTAGAAAGATCTCTGATATTGACAGACCTTGATTGAAATCCGCTTTAGGGCAATTAGACCAAAAATGACaccaaaagacacaaattcagaATAAGCAAGTAAAAAACAGCACACATCAACACACTTTATTCAGTTCACTTAGCCTCCATCGTTACATGTTTGACACATTACAGTTTCCCCAAAAGATGTATTGTTAAATCACAAAAAATCATATAACAACTGGTGTCTTATATAACAATGCAGGAAATACATTGTTTCTGCTGTCTCTTGTCAAGTCATTATAGTTGGATAATCAACTCTTACACCGGTTTTTTAACCTGCTTGTTTGAGAAATATCAAGAAAGTAAAACTGGCATTTCACATCATAATTTCAATGTACACTACaggtaattttagctaacttctTAGATCAGATAATCCCTATTTTTAATATACCTAAATCAGACATTATTCCTTATGACTTTTGCTCACTGGACAACGCTTTTTTGAATGATCCTTAAGAGTACCTAATTGGCTGAAACTCCTTCCACATGTAGGGCAGTGGTACGGTTTTACTCCAGAATGAAGTCTCTCGTGCAGTTTCAGGTTTCCTGATACACTGAAAGTCTTGTCACAatatgagcacttgtaaggtttctctccagtatgaattctcagGTGTGTTTTCAAATGGCCGATTGTAATGAAGCCTTTCCCACAATAAGAGCACACATGATCTTTAACACCGGCATGTCTTTTCTGATGATCTTTCAAACTCTGCAGCCATGAAAAACTCCTTCCACAAAGTGAACACGAGTAAGGTTTCTTTATAGCATGAATATTTTGGTGTTTTCTTAGAGCTGATGCTGAAGACAAACTTTTACCACACTGATCACAGtgaaaaggtttctctccagtgtgcacTATCTGGTGTGCTTTCAGGTTTCCTGATATACTGAAAGTCTTGTCACAatatgagcacttgtaaggtttctctccagtatgaattctctggtGTGTTTTCAAATTGCTGGCTGTAATGAAGCCTTTCCCACAATAAGAGCACACATGATCTTTGACACCGGCATATCTTTTCTGATGAACTTTCAAACTCTGCAGCAatgaaaaactctttccacaaagtgAACACGAGTAAGGCCTCTTGACCGCATGAACATTTTGGTGGTTTCTTAAAGCTGATGCTGAAGACAAACTTTTACCACACTGATCACAGTGAaacggtttctctccagtatgcactcttaAGTGTCTCTTAAGATTGCTTTTATATGTAAAATTCTTTCCACATTGAGAGCAGGTGAAAAGGTTTTTGTCCTCTGTTGTTTGAGGTTTCTGATGCTGTTTCTTCCcaacttcattcagttcttgactttcctttTTCACTTCCACCAGGCCTAAAATCAACATATTAAATAGTCAAAAATCATTTAAATGGAGACACATGTAAAATAATAAAGTGAACCCTAATTTTATTCATGTAATGTTAATATCATCAAATCTGGAAGACAATTGCGGGACAGGATTATTATAATTTAGATGCATTTTTTAGAATACATATTCTATGACATTTCTTTGTTTCTACATCATTACCTTActacattattattaatacatattCCGTAATAATTGCATGAAGTTTTGTTGCATCATCAGCAGTCAACAATAaatcaagaatggacaccaacctctttgttcctcagtatcttcatgtttTATTTGGCATGACTCTGGACAACTCATGTCCTCAAACTCCATCTTCACCATCTTCAGTTGTTGCACCTGGAGTTCTTCCTGCTGGTCTGAAACACTTCTTCTCTTGTAGGATGATGGGAATATTCACAGTATTTATTGGTGAATTGTTGTGGGATTGGCTTCAGTGAAGGTGTGAATTGTCATCAAGTGTAGCATGGAGGCCCAGACACAGATTTTcctaaaaaggaaagaaagaaagaaattagttgctgagtttatttttctatactaataaaaacatttgcaacaacctaaccctaactgacaagagttttaaaatgcaaattcgaaatgaaaaaaacaaacaaacacatttactgaagtaACCATGTACTTCCATTTCGCTTCTGTGCCACTTTAACTTTCGTGCGTCTTTGTCTGGACTCGAACAGCAGCTGTTGAGTCCTAAGTCCAACgcaggtgagctaccaagcaagccAACAgcactggaataagtgtgtatatgtgggtctgtaatacaagtgttaaaatgtgtttcaaatcaagatttaaagtaaaagtgttttgatatcataacatagcggggggtgagaaatagagtgaaaaatatgtatatattgtactcatgatttgtgtgacaatgaataaaacgCAGTTGTTGTAGTGTTAGTTTCAaaaggaaactgcagcgaaatgtagaaagcggcacataaatgtcagtttgcaaaaatgaatgaattctcAGGTGCCTTTTCAAATGGCCGATTGTAATGAAGCCCTTCCCACAATAAGAGCACACATGATCTTTAACACCGGCATGTCTTTTCTGATGATCTTTCAAACTCTGCAGCCatgaaaaactctttccacaaagtgAACACAAGTGAGGCCTCTCTATCGCATGAACATTCATGTGGTTTCTTAGAACTCAATCTGAAGTAAAACTTTCACCACATTGATCACAGTAAAAAGGCTTTAGACCAGAGTAAGAGCATAGAAGATCTTTGAATTTGTGTCTCCTTTTAAAACTCTTGCCACACTCAGGGTACGTAAAAGGCATTTCTccagtgtgagtttgtgtgtgactCCAAAGAGTGCTTTTATGTGTGAAACTTTTCCCACATTGAGTgaatgtgtaaggcttctctccgcTGTGAATTCTTTTGTGATCCTTAAGGCTAATTTTACATTTGAAGGTCCTTCCACACCGAGAGCAGGTGAGAGGGTTTTTGTCCACTGTTCTTTGAGTTCTGTTTTGTGAGAAATCCTTTTCGGTAATGCATTTCTCTCCAGAGGTCTATGGTATTGTTGGTTCTCCACTTCAagcagttcttgactttcctcttttgCTTACATTATGTCTAAAATAACATATTAAAGCATTGCAGATCAAATCAGGATAGGTAAATGTGTAGGGAAGTAAAAGTAAACAGCAGAAAGCAACGGACAAAGCAAACAGTTCTCTCATTGTCGTGTGAATACCACCAGGTAAATAACTGCAATACAAAGTGGTCAATTTAGTCGCATTTTCTATGttaattttatattttctaaCCATAGTTTCCAAATCTATTAAACTGCATACCGTTTTTATCCATTGATGTTCCTCAGTAGTTAATAATGaatcaagaatggacaccaacctctttgttcctcagtatcttcatgtttAATTTGGCATGACTCTGGATAACTCATGTCCTCAAACTCCATCTTCAGCTGTTGCACCCGGAGTTCTTCCTGCTGGTCTGAAGCACTTTTTCTCTTGTATGTTGATGGGAATATTAACAGTATTTATTGGTGAATTATTGTGGGAGTGGCTTCAGTGAAGGTGTGAATTGTCATGGCTGTGTAGCATGGAGGCCCAAATACACAGAGTTTCTGAATGTATATTTCTAtactaataaatacattttagcatACCAATCATTCATTATATGTTGTTagtttatttttctatattttattcTCATGGTTCTCATTCTCTTTTGTCTTATCTTTTCTCATTCTTCTAGTATTTCTCATTTAAAggaattccaggttcaatacaagtgaagttgaattaaaattatttgaggcataatgttgatttccacaaaaataatttagactagtCAAGCAATTTAGATGCTTGcaggcacttacactggaagtaAATGTGTccagttcataaacactaaaCACACTGAGTTGTGAGCGTGATAATacgtgttagcatgattttagtgtgataaaatcactttctaatcATATCTGTTTGAAGTTATATCCAGTACCAGGCAGGGTGggttttgttgtcatggcaacggagctgtaatattggatataaataCACAGATAATATTTGTAAGTGAGTTTATCATACAGAAATCCTCATGAATGCTTCCATCTTGTGGCTTCTGAAACTATGTGCATTTAGCGTTTTATGAACTGGCCTCGTTCACTTTCACTCTTAATATCTCACTGTAACTCAAGGGACGAGTTAAAATTATATTTGTGAAGAAATCAACACCATgaaaaagtgcatgtaaatgcacttatTATTTAATAGGGCCTTTGCTCACTGGACACCTATTTTTCATATGATCCACTAGAGTATTTGATTGGGTAAAACTCCTTCCACATTGAAGGCAGTGgtacggtttctctccagtatgaactctctCATGTCTTTTCAGGTTTCCTTGATTACTGAAAGTCTCATCACAATGTGAGCatgtgtaaggtttctctccagtatgaattctctggtGGCTTTTCAACTGGTAGGTTGTAATGAAGCCCTTCCCACACTCAGAGCACACATGATCTTTCACACCGGCATGTCTTTTCTGATGATCTTTCAAACAGTGCAGCCgtgaaaaactctttccacaagaACACACGTATGGCCTCACATGAACATTCAGGTGGGTTTTTAGAAATGATGCAGAAGGAAAACTTTCACCACACTGATCACAGTGAAAAGGCTTTAGACCAGAGTGAGAGAGTAGATGTCTTTTGAGATTATTTGCACATTTAAAACTCTTGCCACACTCAAGGCACGTAAACGGCTTTTCTacagtgtgagtttgtgtgtggatCTTAAGAGTTTGTTTATGTCTAAAACTGTTTCCACACTGATTGCatgtgtaaggtttctctccagtgtgaattcttaagtGTCTCTTAAGgttgcttttctttataaaaTTCTTTCCACATTGAGAGCAGGTGAAATGGTTTTTGTTCTCTGTTGTTTGAGGTTTCTGATGCTGTTTCTTCCCAACTTCATTCAGtgcttgactttcctctttcacttccaccGGACCTAAAATCAACATATTAAATAGTCAAAAATAAATTCAATGGAGACACATTTAAAATAGCAGGATGCAGATGTATCTGATGTGTCATTCTCATGTTAATACCATAAAATATggaagacatttacatttatgcatttggcagatgcttttatccaaagcgatttacagtgcccttattacagggacaatccccccagagcaacctggagttaagtgccttgctcaaggacacaatggtggtggctgtggggattgaaccggcaaccttctgattaccagttatgtgctttagcccactatgccaccaccagacagcatcaccctgtagctcaagactggttgcccactgaagctaagcagggttgagcctggtcagtacctggatgggagacctcctggggaaaactacggCTGCTACTGTAAAAggtgttagggaggccagcagaggGTGCTTACTCTgaggactgtgtaggtcctaatgccccagtattgTGATGGggtcactatactgtaaaaaggcaccgtccttcagatgagacgttaaaccgaggtcctgactctctgtggtcattaaaaatcccagggctcttcttgtaaagagtaggggtgtaaccctggtgtcctggccaaatttcccccattggcccttatcaatcatggcttcctaataatccccatccattaattggctcaataactccactctctcctctccaccaatagctggtatgtggtgagtgtactggcgcactatggctgctgtcgcatcatccaggtggatgctgcacactggtggtggttgaggagagtcccttgttcactgtgtaaagcgctttgagtgtagtgtcagaaaagcactatataaatgtaacattcattcattcattcgctGAATctacattattattaatacatataATAATTGCCTGAACTTTTGTTACATGAATGTTCCTCAGCAGTCAATAATGAAGAATCAATAATGGACACCAACctatttgttcctcagtatcttcatgtttTATTCTGGATGACTCTGGATCACGCATGTCCTCTCTCTCTTCTTTAACAAACTCCATCTTTTCCACAGTATAACAAACAGATTTCAGTTGTTGCACCTGGAGTTCTTCCTGCTGGTCTGGAGCACTTCTTCTCTTGTAGGATGATGGGAATATTCACAGTATTTATTGGTGAATTGTTGTGAGAGTGGCTTCAATGAAGGTGTGAACTGTGAACGCTGTGAGGTACAGAATCCCAGAGCACCAGatctgcaaaataaaaaattaattactgaattttttttttatactaataAATACGTTTAAGCATTTTCAATTCTTgacgtttttatattttattttatacgtCATGTTATTTTTCTTAACGTTATTGTCGCAGTTTTGTCCATCTTGCCAAATCTCATTCTTATGTTATATTTATTATCTCATTTAATTTTTACATGAATTTAAGATGGTTGTTTGGGTCCCCTCAGTAACATATGGATGAACAAATACCAAAATTACTGTAAAAGTAATTGGAAATAGAACGCAGAcaaaaatctataaataaatacagattttGTTCCCCCCATAACCAACACAGCCATGAAATTTTCTCAATTTGAGTTTTAATTTCTAATTTTAATTGCTGTGGCTGATGTTTGCTGGGCTTCAATGTTTTGATTTTTGTCTTCCAGGTTCTGCGTAATGGCAAAAGTGACACTACAACTGCACTGACAGCATTTTAATTAATCCGTAAAATGAGGGATGTGTGATTTTAAGTAATGTTTTGGTACTTTTTAGTATTTCAGTAAAATGTTCAACCTGTTCTTGTTACACAGAGGGCAAAATGCACGTTAAAATACCCCACAAAAGTGATGATCCTGCAGTTTATCATTTTTTagtgcaataataaaaaataaaaaaagacaacaaagaatataaaagtataaaaacatcatacagattgCAGAGTGAAATGGTTTAAAGGACTATGGAGTCGCTGGAGGTAACTAGAGTGTCAAAACAGGGCTTAGCACactaaaatgtacatttgtattttaaaatcttTGCTAGAAAAATACTCTTTACACCTTTATCAAAATTGTGACAGACAAATAAAACATCTTTACATGACAAAGAAAAACTCTAATaagaatacacatacaaaacaatacaaaaatcctTGCAAAACATTGTTGTAGGTGTGCACTCACTGAAGAgataccttcatgccatcccagatgtgtatgactttctttcttcctctgaacacaaattaaggttttaagaagaatatctcagctctgtaggtacagacaatgcaagtgaatggtagccagaaccttgaagctcaaaaagcacataaagtcagcataaaagtaattcagaaGATTCCAGTGGTTTCATCCAAGTCTTCAGacgtgatatgataagtgtgggtgaaaaaaggtgaaagtggagaatttatagtaaaaaatgacttaaatattgatttgtttctcacgtACACTTATAagatcacttctaaagacatggattaaaccactggagtggtatggattacttttatgtgcctttatgtgctttttgagtttcaaagttctggccgcaattcacttgcattgtatgaaccaacagagcggaaatattcttctaaaatcttcatttgtgttcagcagaagaaagaaagtattacacatctgggatgacatgagggagagtaaataataagagagggtgaactatacctttcagGCCaatttccacatgaacaattaaactgccttcaggactcccatagtgcaataatgtacaaatatgtcacgtacatatgtaaattcactcatatttaattcaataactgtacgcACCCCTACCCTGCAGATGTATTATCACATgcacatatgccattctgttatatgtcctattttttatttattttattgtatgtctatttatccTCTTACCTTGTTATATGTtatgtgtgcacttgcttgtttttcctatcacaaaaaaaaaaaaaattccttgtgtacgtgagcacgcttggcaataaagctcattctgattgtgATTCTAAATGTGGCAATTTACAGGAGATCAGAGACGTCACCATAATGAATGAGGTGAAAACAGGGAACAGCTGGCGTTAAATAAAGAGGCTTTACAGCAGCTGTTAAAAGTGATGGCCCTGTTATTTCTGTCAGGCTTTTAATACCAATGAAACAAGTATTTCAGGAAAATTAGGAAAGATTAAATGAACACAATGTTTGCCATTAGAAAAATAAGAGTATTTTGGTGTTGGCTACACATCGGTGGTCTTGAAAACAGCGGTAACAACAAGAAAGATTACtttaatatttcttttaattttgacccTCTGGTTTTAAGTGGCAGTCTTTTAATTCTCTAAATATTGTATATTGCAGTGATTTCCAAAACGTGGTGTTTTAGCTGCTTTTCTCTCAAGCCTTTCCATTGCATTTGCAAATGATCACTCTTAAATACACTTAAATAATCATTTTGATATGATATAGCTGATATAGACCAATGTTATGTAGAAAGAGCTCTGATATTGACAGACCTTGATTGAAATCCGCTTTAGGGCAATTAGACCAAAAATGACaccaaaagacacaaattcagaATAAGCAAGTAAAAAACAG
Proteins encoded in this window:
- the LOC127429611 gene encoding zinc finger protein 239-like isoform X2, which translates into the protein MVKMEFEDMSCPESCQIKHEDTEEQRGLVEVKKESQELNEVGKKQHQKPQTTEDKNLFTCSQCGKNFTYKSNLKRHLRVHTGEKPFHCDQCGKSLSSASALRNHQNVHAVKRPYSCSLCGKSFSLLQSLKVHQKRYAGVKDHVCSYCGKGFITASNLKTHQRIHTGEKPYKCSYCDKTFSISGNLKAHQIVHTGEKPFHCDQCGKSLSSASALRKHQNIHAIKKPYSCSLCGRSFSWLQSLKDHQKRHAGVKDHVCSYCGKGFITIGHLKTHLRIHTGEKPYKCSYCDKTFSVSGNLKLHERLHSGVKPYHCPTCGRSFSQLGTLKDHSKKRCPVSKSHKE
- the LOC127429616 gene encoding gastrula zinc finger protein XlCGF8.2DB-like — translated: MEFVKEEREDMRDPESSRIKHEDTEEQIGPVEVKEESQALNEVGKKQHQKPQTTENKNHFTCSQCGKNFIKKSNLKRHLRIHTGEKPYTCNQCGNSFRHKQTLKIHTQTHTVEKPFTCLECGKSFKCANNLKRHLLSHSGLKPFHCDQCGESFPSASFLKTHLNVHVRPYVCSCGKSFSRLHCLKDHQKRHAGVKDHVCSECGKGFITTYQLKSHQRIHTGEKPYTCSHCDETFSNQGNLKRHERVHTGEKPYHCLQCGRSFTQSNTLVDHMKNRCPVSKGPIK
- the LOC127429611 gene encoding zinc finger protein 239-like isoform X1, with the translated sequence MVKMEFVKEEKEDTSYPESCQIKHEDTEEQIGLVEVKKESQELNEVGKKQHQKPQTTEDKNLFTCSQCGKNFTYKSNLKRHLRVHTGEKPFHCDQCGKSLSSASALRNHQNVHAVKRPYSCSLCGKSFSLLQSLKVHQKRYAGVKDHVCSYCGKGFITASNLKTHQRIHTGEKPYKCSYCDKTFSISGNLKAHQIVHTGEKPFHCDQCGKSLSSASALRKHQNIHAIKKPYSCSLCGRSFSWLQSLKDHQKRHAGVKDHVCSYCGKGFITIGHLKTHLRIHTGEKPYKCSYCDKTFSVSGNLKLHERLHSGVKPYHCPTCGRSFSQLGTLKDHSKKRCPVSKSHKE